The genomic region TTTAAGGAAACAGATACATTAGGcaatggcagcaaaaaccttttaaacaagcataaaaccaAGCACAGAGATGGAATCTatttgaaacaaagcacaactaatttccatggcatgtttagcagtgtggaaattCCCTAGTAGGCACGTGTCTGtaacagcagacagtacccagctgCATATCCTTTAGTCCccatccctaccaaggcatctctctgagctatttcttacaacacagtcctgtaatctgggtagaaaatcCTCCCaaagaattcagttttgcattgtttgctgaaagccaggggagtgggagctttcctgtcctcctccagcaggccattccataaggtgagagttaccacagagaaagcatgggtgcgggcagctgttgattttgcccggctacagggcagtatctgcagaaggccctgttcagatgagtgaagctgccatgatggaacatagggagagaggtggtcgcACAGGTATGAGGAGCCAAAGCTATGAAGGGCTTCGAATGTGACAGTCATGAtcttgaactgaacctggtaactgatgggaagctaatggagtgactgcagaatggcagcaatgtgcatgctccacctagctcctgagaCTAAATGAGCGTTAgtgctctgcaccagctggagtctccaagtcatcTTTGAGAGGAGGCCTGGGAAGATGCATGACAGTAGTCTCaatattaccatggcatggatccaggtggccagatcggctgtgtcagggtagggggccatcttccaggctagtctgagttgggagaagaccttttctgcagctgcatttacttgcttctctagcagtggagctggatctagtataacccctaggctgttAACTGAGTCAATAAAGCTATGGCTTTACTGACAACATTGTCTCCTtgtacttttaaaatgtttcattttgAAACTTTTGGTTTAGAGGTGGAGCTCACATTTTTGAATTAAATAGAGAGATCAGAGAACACAAAGTTGGGTGGAGACCATCTTTTTAATTAATTCTGAGCCAATTGATCAAGTGCTTTATCCCAGGCCTTTCACCTTACACATACTTAACATTATAATTAAATTATAAATGTTTTGTCTAATATAAGAATGGCAAAAATAATTTAATTATGATTTAATTCTGTACAGTGTACTTGAAGAGCCTGAGAGGAAGTTACTGCCTGCTTAGATCAGAATTGGCAAAAGCCAGGTGATTCTCTTGTTCATGGAATGGGTAGTCAAACCACGTAGTTAATGCAAGATACACCCAATGCTGAAGTTTTCCCAGCATACAACTGTTCAGCTTCTGCCAGTAGCACACTGTTAAGTCTGCATACCTACATGTTGTGATAGTGAAGTGAAGAGATTAATTTCAAGAACCGCTTGGCAGAAATCAGACCTTGTGATTAAGGGTTCATTTATTCACCGGAAACActtagttatttttttaaagatgaattTATATACATGCTTCATAGGGAACATATTGCTTTTGAGAGTAGGAGTGCAAATGCTCCCTAAGAGAGCTTTGTGTCAGCTGAGCTATCCATGTCCTTTCACAATCCTAACTGCTATGTGGCACCATTGTGTTTCCAGGTGTTGATGACATAGCTGCCATAGTAAGTGCAGCACCCATCTGCAGAAGTTCTTTTTGCCAAGCCCGGAGGAGTTTCAGCTCTAACTGCATGGGCAACTCTCCAGTGTTGTACTGTGGATGGATAACATGGTTGTATATAAAGCTGAAAAGGAgtcttatggcaccttaaagaccaccagaTTGGTAGGTATATATTCCCTGAATAGATATTTTTTATACCAATATGGTGTAGCAGCTGGAATGGCAGAGTAGGAACTGGGCaactcaggttcaattcccttctcagccatgaaagctcactgggtgatcttgggccaggcacaTATTCCCAACCTAACCTAtcccacagggtttttgtgaggaaaaaaatggaggtttggggaatgatgtaagctgctttggattacccactgaggagaaaggcagggcataaatcaagtaaaataaaagaaatgaataaTCAGGCCAAAAGGCTGGGCAATGCAACAGCTAGGTGTCATTTATTCTGAGGAGCACAAATGAACAGGGAATCCAGTCACATTATTACCAAAGCCAGAGTGTGTCTGTCCCATTCCAAACTAGAGGCCCTCAGCCCTAAATTGATATAGCAAAATGAAAAAGGTGATAAAAACTCCTAAAGAGGAACGATTACTGTGGGTAGACCCTGTGTCCTATCTGTTGATGAATGTCAGTGCTGGGGAATTCTTCTCTTGACGTGTCTGGGTTGAAGAAGGGCAACTCAGGTATAGTGCAGAACACCTCCCAGCTTGTGCCACAAGGCATTGGGCTTTGCTTGTGTGCTGTTTGTTTTTGCAGCACCAACCTAACATGGCCTCTGCTCTGGATTAGGGGCCTCCCCGTTGACTCTTGGATAAAGATGACTGAGGGGAGAGCAGGCATGGAGTGTCCAAAATGCCCTTAATGCCATGGCTAAGACTCTggagaactttttctctctctctgcttcactggCTGTTTGAATTCTAATGATCTCTTCTCCAAACCGGACTAATTTCCAGGGCCTTTCTGCAGTTTAAAGAACACAAAAGGAGGACACTGTGATCAAAAATGCACCAGGGATGTCATAAGAGAGGATGTTAGAAGCAGAGAACGGAGCAGAGTTTTCAGCATGCTTGGACTACGACAGCAGTGACTTTGTGAGATCGCCTTCCGGTTACTCCAGAGCACCCAGCCACCACATCCCAACTTTCATCGTCCTTTATGGTGGACATTttgagcaaggaatcaaacccaattcgttgtgtgtatgtgtaaaggAGTTTCTTTCTATCATAGAAGCCAAGAAGCCCTACTGTGTTTAACAGAGAACAGACACTCACAGTTACCCAGTAGGTCAAGAGATTTATTGGGCTTCTCACCTATTTGGGAAATGTACATCCAGTGAAGAGACAAAAACTTTGCATGTTCTTCTCATACTTACAAGGGTCCCATGACAACCAtgtatttgaggggggggggggggaaacccctccTTAAATTATTATATTGCTACAAAAAATGTCCCAATCCCCATTTGGTCTCACTTTGGGGAAGCCCATACTCACCCAGGAAATATTTCTGACTTCTCTGCATAGTACAGGGAAATAAATAATGCAACGTGAGAGGAGAGGACACATTCCCAACCCCACCCTGTAGCCAAGTGCTGAGGCGGTGGAAATTCCCTGAATGGGGCAGCCATTGAGGAACAGCCGTGCTTCTGGTTACCCATATTGGGTTCTCCTGACAGGCAAACAGGGTGGGATGGGCAGGAGAGGGAGGCGGGGACAGGGAAGGTTCTGGGGACTGAGGTTCAGGCATAATGGGACCGCCTCAAAATGAAGGCACCCAGAGCCCACCTGATGGCTGCTTCACCTGGGACAATTCGCATCATGTATGCATATAGGAAAACTTGCTATGAAGCCTTCCAAAGTGACTAAGCCAAACAATTTTTCACTAGCCTACTCACCAAAACAGTTGGTCAGATTTGGCATATTGGTGGTTGGTAAAAAGAGAGACGATTTTATTGCCTGCTCACCCAGAAGCAACTCATATGCACCAATGGTGACTGAGTGAGCAGCTTGAAGGAAATGATGTAATAACTGCCAGGCAAGGCATTTTGAAGAACAAACCAGCATGCGTGCATGCAcaacccagttctcctgtcaaACCGCCCAGGGTACTACTTGGGGCAGCACAAGGAGAGCACTGATGCACCACAGGAGTTCAGCTCACTCCCAGACAATAGCAAGGCAACAGGCAACAGGCTTCATTTCTTGTCCCACAGTGGGGACAGGAGGTGGTAACAGGTGTACTTTGCTTAGGGTGACACACTTTAAACCAGCTGGGGAACCTGACCCTCCTGCCTGCTGGTTCACCCCTTAAATGCCCTGCACCTCTACTGGTGATACCTGATAACGCTTTGTCTATGAAATCAGATTATTTAAGATAATATTCAGACCAGCAACAACAACGAATGCATGTTCCTTGGAGGCATGCTGCCTTTCCCCACATAGGCATATAGTAGTCGCTGCCATGCACTACTTAAGCAGGGTTGTCCAGCTTTGCATGGTGTGATAATGGAAGATTAGAAGCCAACAGAATGTCTGCCCCTCCAGTACCATCAAGAAGTAACGGGAAATGAAGAAAAGATAACAGGCTCCGTTTCTAACCTTCCCCCCCTGCCCTGCTAACCATTTGCCCTGCTATGAACAGGGACTTGCCACGTCCAGTTTTGTGCCCTCAAGCAACTTTTTGAGACCTCTTAAGTCAGGTGAGTTGATATTAACCAACCCTTGATATACACAATTAGATGaaagattacacacacacacccttacagTCCCTTCTCCTATATTTCAGTGCAGGATGTGAGTAGAGTAATTATTTGAGTTTGTCAGTGAGTGTGTTTGTTATTCTAGGCTGAGTCCAATGAATCCAGAGAAGACTGAATGCTTTCATGAAACATTCTCTCTCTGTTGTTTGTTCCTTCCTTGTAATTGGTGCCTTCCtcttgcctgcctgtctgtcacTGCCCCACAAGCCCAGTTGATTGGTAGCTGGAAATTACACCCTGCCCCCATCCTTCTGCAGTGAAGGAGTTCCACATATCATTGTCCATATGGCTACTTTAGATGACACAATGCTATTGAGCACTACAAGGTAGTACCTGAAGAGGCCCAGCACCTGAGGAGAAGCACTTTTTTGGGTTTATCTTGGACCTCCACACACAGTTTCATATGACCTCAAAGCCTCCCCCCGCTGCATCAGATCACTCGTACATCCTCCACTTCCTCAGTCTGCCAGTTGGGGTGCAGGATTTCCTGCCCCTCATTCATTCATCCCAAACTTCAGGACCTCCACTTACTACCCGCATCCACCTGGTTAGCCCTTCTACTTTGTATCAGAGGCCCTTGAACAAAATAGCAGCATATGAGCCCAGCCTAGGGCATCCCCCTTCTATAGCCAAAAAAGGCTCTTTGGAAACAATGGAGGAGTCAACACTCCCCTTCAGCCCTTGTTCTTAGGGAAGTTCATGGGGAGCCAGTAGATAGATCCCATGCCCCACCTTCCCCCATCATTGGGATTCTGGCTACCATACAGCCCCTCCTAGAACCATGGAAGGGGAACTGGTCTTTCCCCTCTGTAATATCAGCTCAGCTGTCAAACTGTGCTGTGGCCAGTGGGTGGAAGCTATCTGAAGCCAGGATCATCCGGCCCAGGCGATAGAGCAGTGCAGAGTACCAATGTACACCTTCTGGCTGGGTCTGGTGGCCACCTATCAGGCTGTGATAAAGTCGAAGCGGCCAGAAGGCCAGTTGTGCCAGGTGCTGCTCCTGCACCAATGCAAAGCAGGAGGCCACCACTTCATCCACCACCACAGTTCCATGGCTGGTGAGAGGAGCATATGCCCCGATGTCCATCTGCTTGGATACAGCCATTACTCTGGCTGGCCGCAGCTCAGTCCCCTCTGCAGCCAGCACGTATTGGCCTGGGTGCACTTGGCTGGCAAAAACAGCCTTCATAGGTGTTGTGGCATTGTCCCCCACAAAAAGAAGGTGTGCTGCTGTGAGAGCGAGACGACGGGGTGGATCTTGTGTCTCGATGATGTGGAAAGCAGTGCGCATCAAGGATGccttgtccagaaatgtcaggAATTCACTGAATATGAGATGGCCTTGCTCATCCATGGCTTGGACCCGTTGCCCAGGCTTCAGTGTCCACACTGGAATCTTGGTCCCACTCTCTAGAGTTGCCAGTGCCTGGGCTGGAAAACACCCGcctgtttttgctgctgctgaatgCTCTAGaccaagagagacagagaaacagagacaAGCCCTGTTACTAGGATAACGCTAAAAGGAATGCCAGATAATGGCTACAGGGATACACAGATTCCTTCCCAATGACTATGAGCATCTATTGATTTTTCAAAAAACGAACGGAAAGCATTAAAAGAAAGATTACTTGCAAGGGACTGTCTCCAAATGGCAGAATTTTAGAAAGTTCAACAGGGATTACATATACATGCCATACAAATTCTATTTCTGGAAAGACAGTTTACTCAAAGGAAAGCCAACAGAGTTATCACAAATACAACTGATACTTTACTTCAGGTCAAgtggaaattggggagggggagcaataATTTCTACAGGACTGTTCAGCCAGAGCTGAGATGTACCTGCTTCTGCAGAAGGGCTCAGCTCACATGGATGGTTCATTCAACTTAGATCCCACATATAAAAGCTGACATCCTTCATTAATCTGGAAAAACCAGTACTTCAGAGTCTTGCATCTCCAGGAGTTTGATACTTAGGTCATTACTGTAGCTTTGGGCAATTGTAGTTTGGGGAGGGTGCTAGTGAGAGATCAGCCCCCTCCACCCACCtaaagagaaagaaatacagtTCTGGGAAGAGGGCAAGACTGTTGGACTAGTCTAAGTCTGAAGTGCAGTTATACCTTGCCTCAAAGCttggtttattttgtttaacaaacacaatgaagactaccaTGTAAATTTGTCATAGTATATTTAAGGGTTAAATGGGAGTATATTGATAGAAGACTGCTTTGCTCTCTACAGACAGAATTTCTTTAGTTAAAATGTGTTTagtattttctttttgtttagaAGGACTTGTATGATTCTCTCCCTTGATTATTTTTGGTTTACATTGTATTGATCAGTTTAAGCTAACCACTCCATCTCAGCCCCACAGGCCTAGCTTCCAGGCCATTGTTTGGAGTACTGAGATAAAGTATGTGAAATCTTTTGACCACTTGAGTTGCTCTGAATAAAGGCTTAGTATTATTATTTCCATGGAGTAGTAGGAGAGGATAGCAGATATTGTTTCAGAATTATTCCTCTGTATCTTAATTGCTTGCTACAGGGACAATGCAGCCAGGTGGTAGTTCGACTAAGAGAGCTTCTTACCTGTACCTCCATAAGCAAATACCAAACAACTGAAGGTACAGAGAGGCATTAAAGTGCTGTCCCTTGTCAATGGACACCCATCAAGACAGTTTTCACATGGGTGTTAGAAGAGTGCAAGCTACCCATGTGTCACGTCTGAATGCTGTTAAAGGGCAATAAGTCTATGCAGTTTTGAATGTTGTTGATGTGGAATAGTCCAGAGGATTGAATGTGCATTCCAGACAGTCTAGGACTTTCCTTTTGCAGAGCAAACCAAGTTAAGCCCAAGCTGGTTAGGTCTTACATGAAGGGGTGGACTGAGAGGTTAACACAGccctggagcaagctgagccaagtGGCTGCTGCAGTGCTGGTCATACTGGAGAGGCTGCGCAGCTCCAACCTAGGCTGCAGCAGTGATGACAAGGAGCACAGGCTTCCCTGGTGGGCAACGGTacatttattactattattgtcgCATTCCAGGTCTGAGCCACGTGGCTCCTTCAGTACTGCCAGAACTGCTCCTGGCCCTGTGGGAACTTCCCTGGTAAGTTGCAAGGACAGTCAGCCCAAAGCCTTGAGCATCTTCTAGAAAAGCTATTTTCTCAGGGACAGCATTCAGGGAAATAGTTCATCTAGTATTGGGTGGAACCTGAGAAGGGTGATCTGTGAGGTTTAAAATATTGTGCCTTATCCCCTAGTTTTTGGGAATGGGCAAGttcaccttttaaaaatgttttgaaataTAGTTTGATTTGTTTAAAACAAGGAAAAAATACTTATAGA from Eublepharis macularius isolate TG4126 chromosome 2, MPM_Emac_v1.0, whole genome shotgun sequence harbors:
- the IHH gene encoding indian hedgehog protein, with product MKAARLLLGCALLLLAPAVRGCGPGRVVGSRRRPPRKLIPLAYKQFSPNVPEKTLGASGRYEGKIARNSERFKELTPNYNPDIIFKDEENTGADRLMTQRCKDRLNSLAISVMNQWPGLKLRVTEGWDEDGHHSEESLHYEGRAVDITTSDRDRNKYGMLARLAVEAGFDWVYYESKAHIHCSVKSEHSAAAKTGGCFPAQALATLESGTKIPVWTLKPGQRVQAMDEQGHLIFSEFLTFLDKASLMRTAFHIIETQDPPRRLALTAAHLLFVGDNATTPMKAVFASQVHPGQYVLAAEGTELRPARVMAVSKQMDIGAYAPLTSHGTVVVDEVVASCFALVQEQHLAQLAFWPLRLYHSLIGGHQTQPEGVHWYSALLYRLGRMILASDSFHPLATAQFDS